Proteins encoded within one genomic window of Episyrphus balteatus chromosome 1, idEpiBalt1.1, whole genome shotgun sequence:
- the LOC129907133 gene encoding uncharacterized protein LOC129907133 isoform X2 — protein MRKEIFDEIEKLNSQRTIWTKIRTSTFWEEEVMQNNNEHFKQHFRMSRDTFEVLCNEVRNLEKHDTRYRKSIPLRKRVAIAIYTLGSSAEYRTISALFGVGISTVYIILKTFCKEAWRVLHPKYLCAYPLTSDIIKENVDGFQKLGFPQCFGAIDGCHIEIQPPSQDAVDYYNYKGWYSMVLLAIVDYRYRFLYINVGSPGRCNDSQIFENSYVKEQHQQPILKEMSKNLCGVDIPVLLLGDSAFRCGCTLIRRWR, from the exons ATGAGAAAAGAGATTTTTGATGAAATAGAAAAACTCAACTCCCAGAGGACCATTTGGACAAAG ATACGTACCAGCACATTCTGGGAAGAAGAAGTTATgcaaaacaataatgaacattTTAAGCAACACTTTAGAATGTCTCGGGATACCTTCGAAGTTCTATGCAATGAAGTCAGAAACTTAGAGAAGCACGACACACGTTACAGGAAGTCTATTCCACTGAGAAAAAGAGTAGCCATAGCTATCTATACTCTTGGCTCATCTGCGGAGTATAGAACCATTTCGGCTCTTTTTGGTGTAGGCATATCGACAGTTTATATTATCttaaaaactttttgtaaagaagccTGGCGTGTCCTTCACCCTAAATATCTATGTGCTTATCCACTCACTTCAGacattataaaagaaaatgtagaTGGCTTTCAAAAGCTTGGTTTCCCCCAATGTTTTGGAGCTATAG ATGGTTGTCATATAGAGATTCAACCCCCTTCACAAGATGCTGTcgattattataattataaaggATGGTACTCGATGGTTTTATTGGCTATAGTTGATTATCG CTATAGATTCCTTTACATAAACGTTGGAAGTCCGGGCCGCTGCAATGAttctcaaatttttgaaaattcatatgTTAAAGAACAGCACCAACAACCAATTCTTAAAGAAATGTCGAAGAATCTTTGCGGTGTAGATATTCCTGTTTTACTTCTCGGAGATTCAGCATTCAG atgTGGATGCACCCTCATCAGGCGATGGAGATAA
- the LOC129907133 gene encoding uncharacterized protein LOC129907133 isoform X1, with amino-acid sequence MRKEIFDEIEKLNSQRTIWTKIRTSTFWEEEVMQNNNEHFKQHFRMSRDTFEVLCNEVRNLEKHDTRYRKSIPLRKRVAIAIYTLGSSAEYRTISALFGVGISTVYIILKTFCKEAWRVLHPKYLCAYPLTSDIIKENVDGFQKLGFPQCFGAIDGCHIEIQPPSQDAVDYYNYKGWYSMVLLAIVDYRYRFLYINVGSPGRCNDSQIFENSYVKEQHQQPILKEMSKNLCGVDIPVLLLGDSAFRLSEYLMKPYPFNTTATEAEKNFNYVLSKCRRVVENSFGHLKARFRRLGKGLDNRIDNSTLIIKTACVLHNFLNVFNDDINIQWLQNANNTLEREQPENITQRDDFLPTPSIIRNAITMHLDVDAPSSGDGDNGFSLLEHSEYSWSSITVIMMKLQP; translated from the exons ATGAGAAAAGAGATTTTTGATGAAATAGAAAAACTCAACTCCCAGAGGACCATTTGGACAAAG ATACGTACCAGCACATTCTGGGAAGAAGAAGTTATgcaaaacaataatgaacattTTAAGCAACACTTTAGAATGTCTCGGGATACCTTCGAAGTTCTATGCAATGAAGTCAGAAACTTAGAGAAGCACGACACACGTTACAGGAAGTCTATTCCACTGAGAAAAAGAGTAGCCATAGCTATCTATACTCTTGGCTCATCTGCGGAGTATAGAACCATTTCGGCTCTTTTTGGTGTAGGCATATCGACAGTTTATATTATCttaaaaactttttgtaaagaagccTGGCGTGTCCTTCACCCTAAATATCTATGTGCTTATCCACTCACTTCAGacattataaaagaaaatgtagaTGGCTTTCAAAAGCTTGGTTTCCCCCAATGTTTTGGAGCTATAG ATGGTTGTCATATAGAGATTCAACCCCCTTCACAAGATGCTGTcgattattataattataaaggATGGTACTCGATGGTTTTATTGGCTATAGTTGATTATCG CTATAGATTCCTTTACATAAACGTTGGAAGTCCGGGCCGCTGCAATGAttctcaaatttttgaaaattcatatgTTAAAGAACAGCACCAACAACCAATTCTTAAAGAAATGTCGAAGAATCTTTGCGGTGTAGATATTCCTGTTTTACTTCTCGGAGATTCAGCATTCAGGTTATCTGAATATTTAATGAAGCCGTATCCTTTTAATACCACAGCAACagaagcagaaaaaaattttaactatgtTCTTTCGAAATGCCGAAGAGTAGTTGAAAATTCTTTTGGTCATCTTAAAGCAAGGTTTAGAAGATTAGGAAAAGGTCTCGATAACCGCATCGACAACAGTACATTGATAATCAAAACAGCTTGTGTTTTACACAAtttcttgaacgtttttaatGACGACATAAATATTCAGTGgttgcaaaatgcaaataaTACTCTAGAGAGAGAACAACCTGAAAATATTACCCAAAGAGATGACTTTCTACCAACGCCTTCAATTATACGAAACGCTATCACCATGCATTTAG atgTGGATGCACCCTCATCAGGCGATGGAGATAATGGGTTTTCTTTGTTGGAGCATTCTGAATACTCATGGTCCTCTATCACCGTGATAATGATGAAACTGCAGCCGTAG